In Sebastes fasciatus isolate fSebFas1 chromosome 8, fSebFas1.pri, whole genome shotgun sequence, the DNA window TGAACCGATAATGAGACCTGGCACTGAGCCCCAGCCACTGTCATTTATGCTGTAATTGGCCTAAGGGTGTAAAGGGCAGCCATGCatcagagaagacagagaactAAGTGGCTTACAATGACAGGACTGAGAGAATGAAATACAAGTAGAGGGCTCGCAAACTGAAGAGAGCTTATGAGCTGGTTTATGAACATACATTATGGCTACAAAAAATACACGTTGATTATTACACAGATTAATAAATGCACGCattattgaatgaatgaaagaacgGTAACCACTGCAGTTGTTTTAAATGGTTGAATCGAGGGTCACATGCATGATTGGGGTTACACAGAGAATTGGGGTTGTGCTGTTCACACTGATATCATAGCTCATTAGAGAAATAACCACGGTCTCAATTGATCTCTGTGACCACAAGCTCAAGTGGTTCAGGCTGAATTTGTGAGCCATTGATTTCTATGGCTTATTAAAGGTGTGAGTATCTTACTATACAGAGAGATATGAACACAGGATTACCAGGAAATAGAGGTATTGATTGGGTCAAGAAGCTCGGGGCTTACATTTCAAATTCCACCAGGGAGACACGGTTTGACATAAAAACAATGTTGACTGAAAGATATGGGAAAATATTCTGATGACTCACAAACTCCCTGGTCATGTGTTTGAAACAGTACAGAATATTATTGTTATCTTATCATAAATGTGATTGATAAACATTATACAGATGATTTCTACTCCATatactataaaataaaataaaaaatccctcgaggtgtgtttctgtgtgcggaagagaaaaacagtaaaggtagtaaaataccacaatgtacAAATACTCCATGACAAGTAAAAGACCTGCCTTCAAAATGTTAAAGCACTGAAATATCATCATCAAAATGTacataaagtattaaaagtgcTCATATCGTAGCAGAATGGCCATGgtcagtgttatattattatgtattataccGAGGGGTTCACAAACTTTTTTGGTCAGGGACCCCTTCCAGGCAAGAACATTTcccaaggaccccctcataaaCGTCACACCGATTAAGCATATGTTCAGTAGCATTTGTTCTCTTAGAtaccattggaactatttgtagtCTAAAAATGTTCAACCCAAATACTTAAGATCTGTTTTATAGTGATAAAAAGAATcatatttcaatttgaatcatatGATTATGagatgagataatcctttattagtcccacagtggggaaatttgcaatgttattgaatgttaataccacttatatacctTTTAAACAGAGGGAGATTTTATtgaaattgcatttggactcaacttgacagcatttatagcccACACTTCAAGTAACTGATCTTagaagctttcagaaaatgaacagtataGCAAGACTAGCaaagtcctaataaatccagatctTTAAatttaccagtctaaagctgacattcagtgcttcaacttaaaaataataaagttattgctgtgtgtcacaatcatatcagagtttctactGGCCCAAAGCTGACGAGGGTGGGATTTATGGACAcaaaatgcttgttttattggcgcaaatggtccccatctgtatatgcacttttttatgatgcaacacagttttataatttatagcaaattattttgcggaTTCCCTGACAGAGTTTCACGGACCCCACTATGAGAATCACTGTATTATACTATTGTATTGAATGAAACTCTAGAAACTTAAAGGCAAAATCCATATATACACAAAAAGGGTAGTCCCAGTAGTAAATCAGAGGATTCGAACATGCTGTCAGCTTCAAACTGATTGACTGCTCTTTATACAGGGAGTTTATGACATAAATATTCCtcagatatgtgtgtttatatattaatatatgttcttgccttcttctttaccatcatcgtttagcaacttctttaaatctaattttcaaattcattcacataatactagacaggttaatcatcttcacctgactttttacaaaacaaaacatggccagtactccctcagatatcgtggtgtacaaatatggaacaccaaaagacacgttatcaagagctcgaacattttaaaaggaaattatcatcacatttaattaatgatgtctaattatcttatcttatcttatgtttagataaatttttttttctctactgttttttgtatgtatttaattgtttttattggattgttttccactgtttaggttttctgcacattttgtgtactacttgttgttgtttaacttttgttgtatttctaaaattatgttagtttagatctttcttccttttttgttattgttttttttctcctggggttgggggggaggtcctttgtataagcctgtggctccTTGACCTCTcttgacacatttcttgtttttttttcattgactggattttgtgcagttttatatatccgcaaataaatacaaaataatttttttttaaacaatatatttattgagttttttccccttttttccccccacaaacGATAGAACACAATCAATACGGACAGCAATACACATTGATCCCCCCAACCCCCGACGTAAGATAATTGCATGAATAAACTTAGCATacatgatgaaaaaaaacaacagtagtcacaattgtgataaatacaagtgaagaaaataaaaaaaagaaattaaaaaaaagaaaaaggagaaagttaaaagaataatagaaaaaaggaagaaagtacatatatattcatatatatacatatatacatacatacatacatacacatgcaatatttttgcatttgtgaCCAGTAGATGGCAGTGTCGCTTCATGGCTCATCCTGACTCACGCATGCGCGTAAGACGATGACGTCATGACGTCAAGAAGCCCAACATTTGATTGAGCGAGCTCGAGCCGAGCGAGCGAGCTTAGCATCTATTGACACAGCAAGCTAGTGCGCAGCTACATCCtgaatgcataacaataacagacagtCCAGCTACTATTACAACGTGAGTTTACTGTATTACTACTTTTGTTTCATCATTAGATTAGCATTTAACTTCAGTGTTTCCGCAGTGAAGTCCTTTAGTGtctctgtgttttcctgctATCTGCTATCTGCTGTATGTGTTGTTGACAgagctctgctgcagctgcaccgTCGTGCAGAGCGTGCTGCTGCCTGAGGGAACATGTCGCCCAGCAAGGAAGGATACTGGAGCTTTGTTTTACCCGCAGTGGTTACCttgctgctgctggatgctgttGCTTTTGTACAGGCGAAGGTAAAACATGATGCAGCTCCACACTTGATGCATACTTTCAGAAACGATCAATAGTGAACAGTATGTCCCCTTTCCCCAAGTACGTTTTTAATTTATCTGCACTGTAAGTATTtagagagaggaggaataaAACATCttgtcatttcatttttattttttatttcagtaaCCTTCTATGTGTGTCATATTTTCCTGTCTTATTTTCCATTAAACTTAATagacccttttcacagcagacatttgtaCTTGTCCTaacagggtaaacacaggtgtagtTGATAAGACTAATTATGGTCCCCTTAGTGGGCCACAGCCATTCCAGTgtgccagcatgcacaataccagggccctggcccacctaaatggaacagggccataattaatattatcaattacacctgtgtttaccctgctatcACATGTTAAAATGGCTGTTGTGAAAAGAGCCCGTTGAGACCGATATAGCAAGTAAAGCAAGTAACCAACAATAtaactactgtactgtatatgcatgtaCATGTCTTGAAAACCTTGTAAAGCTTTTgggtgttaaaggtcccatattatgctcattttcaggttcatattgggttttttgtttctattagaacatgtttacatgctgtaatgttcaaaaaaaactttattttcctcgtactgtctgcttgaatatgcctgtatttaccctctgtctgaaacgctccgtttaagcgcattttgacggaatgcaacagaattgcgttgctaggcaacagcttggttccatgtgtacttcctgtcagctgataacattcacatacactgcaaccaggaataaactgggacacatttagaatgtttacgtttaaaattgtgtaaagggtctaagtattgtatattcgtgacatcacgaatgggcagaaatcctgacagcttgtttcaaatgcagagtttctgaatacgggttgtgtgtatttccctgtggattgagtgtttcgatactttcacagtatttatataggactaaAGCctgatttataataaaaaaacatgaaaatctcactttttttaataatatgggacctttaaaggtttTAGCAGTTTTTTCTTGATACATTCAACTATAGATGAAATGTATTGTTTGACATAGATAATAGTTTGGCTTCTTGCTTGTAAATTTGCATTTATGAatatgaaatttggttcagtTCCTGGAATATTcaaacaatacatttttttttcttaaagtaaTGTAAATTGAGGGTCGATAATATCAGAAATAAATTGTGACAGTTTCCACAGTTTTGTACGCAGGCAAGACCAAAAACAATGCACAAGTTTTTCTCTTAGTTCCCCGCGGAAAGTAAAGTTGGCATTGAAGTGTTTTAAGTTTCAGTAAATAATGATTGCTTATGTAAAATCTGTGATATTTTACTTTACCAGGTGCTTCTCTAATCCAATGTAACAATGTCAATTGCTGGAATAATTGGAACTTTTTGTACaactcatttttttaaataagggataGAAATGGCTAGTGCTGTAGAGAAAACAGATAGATAGGTGAGCTACAATATTCAAGTAAAAAGTTTGGGCCCACTTTAACCAAATTTTCTTGACAATTACAGAACTTTGAGGATGTTCGCTGCAAGTGCATCTGCCCACCATACAGAAATATCTCTGGCCACATATATAAGGGAAATGGGTCCCAGAAGGATTGGTGAGAGAATCTTTTTATTTAGACTTTcagtcattttgtttttgtcctgtAGAGAAACATGATCCATCCTGACACTTTGATGTGTTTTACAGTAACTGCCTCCATGTAGTGGAGCCCATGCCGGTGCCTGGACATGACGTGGAAGCTTACTGCCTGTTGTGTGAATGCAAGTACGAGGAACGAAGTAGCAACACCATCAAGGTACCACCAGctttttttggaggggggggATTTACTCTGACATTTGTAAACATATACCTCCATTCAATCTGTAATCTTGACTCACTAACCAACAGGGATGGTGGTGTGATAATATAACCTAGTACTTTATTTATCCCAAGTGAAATTGTTGTGCAGTACAAAGTAAGAAAGAGCGCAAATGTATAGtgtgcaaataaaacaaaatctaaaCAATAAAGATTATTGTATGCCACACAACTTGagttatttaaatcattatgaaGTCTCGTTTGTCTGCTTATCAAAAATTCAAATTATGTTGGTATTTCTAAATGTTTTCCGTTATGTCTGTCCCAGGTAACCATCATCATTTACCTGTC includes these proteins:
- the tmem9 gene encoding proton-transporting V-type ATPase complex assembly regulator TMEM9, giving the protein MSPSKEGYWSFVLPAVVTLLLLDAVAFVQAKNFEDVRCKCICPPYRNISGHIYKGNGSQKDCNCLHVVEPMPVPGHDVEAYCLLCECKYEERSSNTIKVTIIIYLSVVGALLLYMLFLLLVDPLIRKHDAYTQPLHNEEDSEEMRPPVDSAQAKGNTVLERVEGAQQRWKKQVQEQRKTVFDRHKMLS